The Ananas comosus cultivar F153 linkage group 4, ASM154086v1, whole genome shotgun sequence region ATTATTGTAAAGACCATGTCTACCACATCATCTCTGAATTCAACAAATACCCATaattgcaaaaaagaaaaattaccctttttttcccctcttaaTTACTACACATCATTGAGCACATTGTTTAATTGTATATTCTAAGGCCTCATCCGAACTTGAACTTGGCACAAATTAACAGTAGAGATTTGAAATGGCACAAACACATGAAATATTATGATTTCATGGTAAAAAATCACCTAGAGAGGATAGTTAAAAGGATAGTTAAAGGCAATGAAAGTAGAATTTTTGAATTGTTTtctgtttttaatttttcaaagttTGGAATATGCAAATATCATATTACTTAATTTGAATTCGTGTAGTTCTAagtcttttatttatttatttatttattcttaactACAAAATAGTTGTCACCCACACCATGCAAATAAGTGTTTGCACTCGAATCAAAATACCAGGTCAAGTCCATAAATAATTCTCAACATCTACATTAAATGcaacgcatatatatatatatgtgtgtgtgtgtgtgtgtgtgtacgtgtgtgtgtgtgtcctACCCTAATTCggtcgatatatatatataggtaataTTTATCACGCTATAGCTGCATACCATTTGATATaagatatattaaataataaactcGACATTTAAATAGCAATTTGCCTCCAATTTATTCGGATACTATCACATGCATTCGAAGTTTGATTTCataattaaaaacataaaactagAGGATACGCCAAAATGCATGCTAacgtactatatatatgcattctCCTACCAAACTTTGGAAGGatcaataatcaataataatatatattattggcTAATTATCATTAAATTAACACAATTAAAATCCAATTTTCGTAAAGAACTATCTCTCCTAAATAATGTTTACTTGGCAGCAACTTATTGGACATAACAGCAGTCGAGAGATTTGCTAGCTGTCGAGTTCTTATTGGCAGAGAATTAATCCACTTGTTAATTAATTTCCTTTCCCTAGCAATGCATGCAAGCACCTTCAATACATGCATTAAATAAGATTGGCATCAACTAATGTGAAAATTACTTTTGTTTGAGTATAAAATGTATATTAAAACACTATTTACTAgtaacttaaaatatttttgaaaaaaaaattattttacatagtaTTAGGAGAGCTTGAACTCGAATCTTATCTCAATTTTCTAGTTTTAATTAGTTTAGTCTTGATCAGGTAAAACTTTCTTGtacaaaaaaaagctaaatataTAACATTAAATACTGTAACCTAGGTAGTagcaaataatattaattaggaGATCATTTAATGCAATCTGATCTAAACTGTaatctttttctattttgaactTGAAAGGCCCCTTATTAGGGTTTAGCAGATTTGCTAAAGCAATATCTACTGTTGTCAATAGTATGTATATTGTGtctaattaatcatattttgaatctttttgCTCTGACAATATCAATTTCTTTTCCTAAATGGcatggtctctctctctctctctctaaagaaataaaaaagaaaaatggcatGCATGGTGAGTTGCAAATAACTAGGAGGTGAATATTAACTGGGTAGATTCTCCAACCCTTGATATGACTGTTGCAGCTTTCACATGTGGGAGAATGCTTTGTATTTTTGGTTGGGACAGGAAAGATGTGTATCAGAACTTTGGTGGCATCACATAcagcatcatcatcaccatcatcatcatcatcattcataaataaataaataaataaataaatatatatatatatatagagagagagagagagttgagctggaatgctatcggtagcaaacgggcgccgttgccacccatttgttttctatgatggagctttcaaatcgacgatcggtaccgttgaacatgatctatatcacttgaagtatttagaaattaaattttaaattttttcgacattatttacttaatgatcaaagggtttcaaaattagtaattttaatggttgatgtgaggggttttctcgtttaacagtgtaaagctatccaaatcaattgaattttggttagaaaattttttaaactatttagaacaagatctatactctcgataatgattacaaaatttctatcatcactttttagaggatattcattttcagccattcatttttacgcccacttgatggacaagaaaacaatatcgaaaaagtatgaaatttgatttttagatacttcaagtggtatagatcattttcaacggtgccgatcgtcgatttgggggctccatcatcgaaaacaaataggtagcaacgaagcccgtttgctaccgatagtattctagctcaactctatatatatatatatatatatatatatatatatatatatataNatatatatatatatatatttatttatttatttatttatttatttatttatgaaccCCTTCGATCTATATGTGGCAGCAACAATACAATTCCCCACATCCCCTGCTTTATTGGAGAAAGTCATTGTGCCCTTCTCTTCTTGTTCCCATCACCATCTGAAAAGGGAATGTCATTGCTTAGTTGTGAGCATCTTTACTCTCCGAATCTTTCTCCTTATTAGGTACGGGAAATGCTCTGGGTCCTCAATAAAAATCCTTTAGGTATATTAATGATGTATTGGTAACTTATAATAGACATATTTTTAACTGTATATATGATGTGTGAAtcgattaatattattatatcatgTACGCTGTCATTTCAATATATAACTCATATAGGCAGTATTTTGAAGGACCCATTTCTAGAAGTGGAGACTCCTTTGCAGGTTGTTATGATAAATTTttgtacctagaaaataaaaataattcaataaaaGCCAGCTCTAATGCTAGACCTAGCTTGAGCTGTTTAGAATTTATTACCAATACTTTGTCCAAGAAATTAAGCCTCTTCTGCCGCGCGTACAATTAAACTTGATAACAAGCCATAAGATAATATGACTACATATCAAATTTGTTATGTCAGGCCAGCGAAGAATGCTTCTTTAAAgaatattattgttattgttattgttattattattattattctaaaatgTTATTCTCCGTCTATGTGCTGTACAGAGGATGTCGTGTCCAAACTAGTTTATGCAATACAACTAGACGTTCAGATAAATAGTAAAGCACTTGAACCAATTAATACTTAAACCAAATTAGTTTGTGCTGACACAAAGTATGTCATatccaaattaaattagtttataCAGTGCAACTAGACGTTCAAATAAATAGTAAAGTACTTAAACAAATTCTCTTCATAAAATCTAAAAGAATGTATAAAGAGAGTGCGCgcgcatgagagagagagagagagagagagagagagagagatatttatggTGTGGTTGTGTCGCCATGCTTGCCAGGCATTGCCATATATGTTTGGCCGCACGTACTTTTGACAAGCCTCTCGTGACTCCATCTCTGTTCTACTACACAATTGTTCTCATAGGAGAATTACTCGTACGGACGTAAAGCCTTTTAACTTCGTGCATGTCTTATTATTCTCTCAAAAGTTTTGCCATATATATATCACAAGAGATATTTTACCCTATGTACGTATATTCCCTACCTTTGGAGCATATATACTCGGGAGTTACATATTTAATGATAGTGAGGATAACTAATATATCTTCATGAAATGCAATTCATCGACCATTCAAAGTTATATATTCAATTCCGTAAAGTAAGCATTACAACTAATCCTATCTCTTCTTTGTGTAAAATAGCATTAACTAGGTGTCCCTCGACGCCATGTGGCCCTAGGTATTAAAAGTTCGCTAAAGCCTCTATTGAAAAGGTgcttgaaaattaaatatacaTGCTTAAGAAACCTATGAATAAGGGACGTGACCAAATCTAACAGAATTGAACTCAAGagtgcaattaaaaaaaaaaaatcatactaaCTGTTACAAGTTGTAATTAATATGTAGAACAAGTCCAAATATATGCTATGACTCTGTGGTTGTACTTAGATGGAATTTGGTTCAAAAATTCACaaagtcattaaaattttttttagactTTGCTAATCACAGTACACCCTAGTTGGAATTTCTTGTGACAAATTAAATATACCAACAATAGTTTCAAATTAATTGCTTCCAATATTATTGCACATAGATGATCATGCACAGCAATTCATTGTGTCCCCAGCAGTTTCTatctaatatatgtatatatatatatatatatatagcacagaggcctccgtactgctaattaagttattttcggTTATACAGCTTTTGAATCGATGATCAattccattaaacttgatctacactattaaaagtgtttgaaaatcaaattttataatttttcgacatcattacctATTAAACgagtaatctaaaaataaatggatgaaaacaaaaatctcataaaaaataataaccaaAGACTTGAATTTAGATTCGGAtgtactgatcttactttaaatagtgaaaaaaatttctataaaaatttcatccgattagaattattttataccgttaaattcacaaaagcATCAcaccggccattaaaattgtcaatttcgagacattttgatcactagtcaaataatattgaaaaaatatgaaattttatttttaaatatttctaatagtataaatcatgtctaacgaaaccgatcgtcaATTAGAAAAGTtgtattatcgaaaataacttagtaATACGAAGATCTTCATGCTACGtaccaacaatatatataatagcaggactctctccatatatatatatatatatatatatatatatagagagagagagagagagagagagagagagagaaagagcacggctactgtgctattaggagcacagcagttcttgtactcctaactttctaatcaTACATCAATTTTGATGCGTGATTAGAATTAGAGacaaaagagaaattgagaagaaattgggtgtctcaatttctTTTAGTTTTGAATCTTTTTCCAATctatcttttctctctcattttaacCGTCTATTAAAATTGATAGATGGTTAGAAAGTTAAGAGTATAAGGACTACTGTGCTCCtgatagcacagtagccctactctctctctctctctatatatattcgCATGTGAGTCTCCTCTAGGATTCTTATGATATACATACTACCAAATATCACGTGAGGTGGCACTTTGGATTTTGGGAAGTACATTCACATGCGGCCGTGGACGGACGAGTCGCAACAAAAACACATAAAAGTATAGATTAGAGTGACCATAGCTTGCCATGTTGTACGTGACTTATATTGATCAaggagataaaaaatatatatatatgtatcaaataaattaaacataaaCAGAATAAATAATGGAGGAGTGATAAGCGTGAACACAAACAACAAAGATGTTTGGATGGGTATGTACGTATGTGAATCATACAAGTACACCATGTTTTGACCTCTTCTAGAGTGACAAGGAAAAGCCTCATTCAAAGCAACAAATTGTTTACTATGCAATTGCCTTGTCTGGCTACTTGTTACCTAAAGAAAGGATaagatagaattaaaaaaacaaagaatataTAAAGTGCTAAAAAGGAAAATGAGAACTATACAAATAGCATAGATGAGTTGGTTTGATCAAGTACAAATTAAACTACAGGAATATTAGTTGGCTCCTCTGCATTAAAAGTATATCGGAGTTAGGTAAAAAATACTCAGCTTTAAAAAGATCGATTTGCTAGAAAACAGCTCAAAAATTCTCCCATAAATTCAATTAGTTATATACAAATTATGGTAGGAGTCCAATCTACGACGTCGTTAATTATTAGAATGCAAAAACATTTAAGATCTAGTATGTATACTTTAGTTTCATATGAGGAACATGGTATATGAAAACATGTGCACTACTCcgtatttaattttcttctaataaataaatcattatGAAGGTGGAATGTGGTATATATCATGAAAATTATACAAAGAAGACTCTTGTAGTTAATtgtctaaattcaaattttttattataattagaaAGATAAAGATTCATATCGTTCAAGttattggtatatatatatatatatatacaatttgtTTAATTAGATAGCAAAACAGAATTGTAGTTTTCATAATCACTTGCAATTTCTTGATCCATTTGTGTAATTGGCCACTTAGGTGACCTTGCGCGGATTTAAAGTTGACGCAACTTATCGATTAGGTTCGAAATGCACAGGTAATGGAGTAATTAGGAATTCATGATTAAGCTAGCTAGATTTTGGACCTGATATAGTGCCAATTTGGATGCAAAATCCTAAGTTATTTCTCGAGTTCATGTCAGGTTAGATCATAATAATAAACCAGTTCATAATCAAATAAGAAATTGAATCTTACTTGGTAATGGCTCCAATAGACCCCTTGCTATATATCCACAAGGTCGACGACAAGCCGATGGGCCGAACTATTATTATGGACTGGCCTGGGTCGAAACATCGGAGCCCAAAACAAATCGATTCGACCGAAATCAAAATGAAAGAGGCCCGATTTTATCCTAGCACAACCACAAATTTCGTTACATGAACTACTGATTCtgtcaaatttcataattttttctttgttagtGATTAATTAATGACCAGTACCTAATAAACCTTTTGGTTTTAATAAAGTATGTAACTTACACAACTCACCATAAATTAGTTAAACTAAAGTAAATAAAAGTTAAGAGAGTGCGAATTCAAAAAATGGCCTATAATTTACCGAGTATCTCCATATATCTATCACCTATTTAATAGAACTAACTCGGTTTTCCAAACATAAGTTGAAAAGTCGGCGACGACGCACCTCACCGTACCGACTTCTCAAGGAAAAGTCGGCGCAGAGTCCATTCACCTTCCCGAATATTAGGGAAGTCGTTAACGGAGCGCCCAAAACCGCCGACAGTAACTTCGACCCGGACCCGTTAtgttgggttcgggtcggattcgggcccaAACAGCGAAATTACATAAACCCGACCCGAGTCGCGCCCTTTCTCTTTTGGGGGTCTTCGCCCCGTTCCAagcgctcgctcgctcgctcgctcttCATCGATGCTTCTTCGTCTCCTTCGCGGCTCCTCCTCCTACACCTCAAAACCCTTCTCCTCTCCCCTCCCAaacctctctcttctccccatTTCCTCTTCCTCGAGGACGAAGGCGACGACGATGGGCGCGAGAACCCTAGATCAGTACTCGGCGACGCGGAGGTcccctcctcgtcgtcgtcgtcgtcgtcgcggaTCGGTGAGTGCTCCCACACTGCTCTTGTTTCTGTGGCTTAATTTGGCGGTTATGTTGGTGCGTTGTGACATTTTGTCCTAGTGTTTGAGGTTCGATTTGTGAGATGGGGCGTGATGGGGAGCAACGAGCATTTTACTTTGGCATTtcgttgaattttttttataggacCCTCATCTTATCAAGTATGATCCTTGGACATTTTCATCAGTAATTTTCTAGGATTGTAGACTTATTGAACAATTTTAGGACTCAGAGAAAAGATTACATGAGTAACCTCAACTTACATGAAAATCTTTAACTTGACTCTGTTTTATGTAAATTGGTTCCGACATCTGGAGATTGCATGTATTGGAAATGAGTCTATAAAAAGCTGAAAACTGTTAAATATATGTATGATCGTCGATCCGGGAGTGCTATCCAGTGAAGCTACAGTATTGCAGTTCATTAATTTTCTGAATTTAGGGCATTGTTTTGCTATGTTAAAGCcaaaacaaagaacaaaaaaaaaaaggatttgttGGTGGCATGAGATGGTTTCAGTAAGAAGACAATTTATTGGCTGCTATTTAGCTGGTGATTATCCTTTGAAATGTAATTAGTGAAAAACCTGTATACGAAGTTTAATTTGTATCTTGTGCATCCTTATCAAAATGCAATGCAGTTATCTCGGACATTCTTTAGTAATGTATCACAATCTATCGGTTATTAGCATGATCGATCAATATACGTCTTCATTGCAAACTGTTCAGTTTACTGGGAGGATGGGTATTTGTTTCTTGTAATGTTAATCACAGGTGCAGATCTCCACATTCTGTTGGATCTTGACAGATTGCGTCTCCAAAATTGATGAGGAATAGTGGCCCGAAATTTGCTTCGGTGGAACCTGAAGAACTTCCTTTTGACATATGCAAGACAGAAAGCAATGATTCCCTAACAAAGATAAACcgagaaatgatcaaagaactCGAAGGTCCCAAGAATAGTCTCCATCAGAACATGCACTTGAGATCAGGGATGGTTCTATTGAAGAACTTCTTAGACCATCATAATCAGGTCTGTTAAAGACAAGCATTTTCTGTAAGGCCCGGAGTTAAAGATTCTGTACGCTATGCTTATTTATGCCCTAAATGCTGGTTAATTGTCatctattctaaattttaattgagaTGTTTGGATGTATACCGCTGCAAAATATTCATTTACATATGTATATTCCTGCAAACTGAGTTTCTACTATCCCctcagaaatttaaaaattgtttcCTTGCATATATCCTTGTACTTATTAAATGCCCCTCTTTAAATGTTTTCAAGACAAACAAATCTCTGGCATCAGTTAGATGATGCTGTGCTGTACCTTAAAATAAGGTTGTACTTGTGAAAGTATATTGTAAAATTCAGATTCTTGAGGTGTAAATATGTAAATAGATGGCATTTCAGGTATATATAGCCTTTTTTAGACCATATATCTAGGATTAGCAATTGTAACACTACGTAATTTCTGGATGCCATTGTGAATTTGATGCATTATTAATAGTGGTTATTTAAATACACTCAGTTTTTGCCACATTATTGTGATTATAggtaaaaattattcaaaaatgtCGAGATCTTGGTATTGGGTCAGGAGGATTCTATAGGCCAAGATTTAGAGATGGTGCAAAGTTGCATCTACGGATGATGTGCTTAGGAATGAATTGGGACGCTGAGTCGAGATTGTATCAAGACGAACGTCTGATAGATGGTGCCAAAGCACCCAATATTCCACAGGAATTTAGTGATCTGGTTGATAAAGCGATTCATGCCTCTCATgactttttgagagaaaaatataaaaacattaaTGTTGAAGCTGAAGTTCCGAAGATGTCACCAGAGATATGCATTGTGAACTTCTACAGTAACTATGGAAGGCTTGGTCTTCATCAGGTATGAATATATGAAGATTGTTATGGCTTCGCATAAGGAAATCTCTTTTCACTACATTCAGTTCTTACATTGTCATCTATAAACATTTTCTATCAGATAAAACACGGACATTGTTTATGATGTAATGCTACACTTAGATCCATAAGCTTTGTTCTTTTCTTAAATGGATTTCTGAAAGTTTCTTAAAGTACCACCACAAATTTTCAacctaacttttaatttttattgagaGACATCCTATCTTGAGGTTACCCATGCTCATTTTCATTGCCTTGAATCTTTTCCTTCAAATGCTTTTTCTAAATGGCTCTCAAGTACTATCACTGTCAGTAGAAGGATTAATTATTGTTAGCATCTTTGGCCCTATTATGTTACCTTGTCCATAGTCTTTGATGAATAAGTATAAGCAACTTGTTTGGCGAGGATATTTTCTGATAACTGTGATAGGTGAGGGCCTCTCCAGTTTAAATTTTATGACCTCAAGTATATTATGTTCTCACCAGAATCATAAATTCCTTTTTTATGTCTTGATACTGATTCTTAGTTGCATACATTCTTGTTAATATGCAGGATAGGGATGAGACGAAGGAGAGCCTGCATAAGGGATTACCTGTTGTTTCTTTCT contains the following coding sequences:
- the LOC109708396 gene encoding uncharacterized protein LOC109708396 isoform X1, which encodes MLLRLLRGSSSYTSKPFSSPLPNLSLLPISSSSRTKATTMGARTLDQYSATRRSPPRRRRRRRGSIASPKLMRNSGPKFASVEPEELPFDICKTESNDSLTKINREMIKELEGPKNSLHQNMHLRSGMVLLKNFLDHHNQVKIIQKCRDLGIGSGGFYRPRFRDGAKLHLRMMCLGMNWDAESRLYQDERLIDGAKAPNIPQEFSDLVDKAIHASHDFLREKYKNINVEAEVPKMSPEICIVNFYSNYGRLGLHQDRDETKESLHKGLPVVSFSLGDSAEFLYGTNRDVASACKVLLESGDVLIFGGKSRLIFHGVSSILPSTAPKQLIDEASLRPGRLNLTFRQYSPSFVR
- the LOC109708396 gene encoding uncharacterized protein LOC109708396 isoform X2; protein product: MRNSGPKFASVEPEELPFDICKTESNDSLTKINREMIKELEGPKNSLHQNMHLRSGMVLLKNFLDHHNQVKIIQKCRDLGIGSGGFYRPRFRDGAKLHLRMMCLGMNWDAESRLYQDERLIDGAKAPNIPQEFSDLVDKAIHASHDFLREKYKNINVEAEVPKMSPEICIVNFYSNYGRLGLHQDRDETKESLHKGLPVVSFSLGDSAEFLYGTNRDVASACKVLLESGDVLIFGGKSRLIFHGVSSILPSTAPKQLIDEASLRPGRLNLTFRQYSPSFVR